The Sphingobacterium bambusae genome includes a window with the following:
- a CDS encoding ArsC family reductase, with product MAVHIYGIKNCSTVKKALDWFDKKNLDYVFHDYKKEPATLEKLEQWEKEVAWEQLLNKKGTTWRKLDPAEQAAVSDAATANSVLLQHNSMIKRPLIESPKGIILGFNETEYATKLS from the coding sequence ATGGCTGTACATATTTACGGTATAAAAAACTGTAGCACGGTAAAAAAAGCATTGGACTGGTTCGACAAAAAGAACTTGGACTATGTTTTCCATGACTACAAAAAGGAACCTGCAACTTTGGAAAAGTTGGAACAGTGGGAAAAAGAAGTCGCTTGGGAGCAGCTGTTGAACAAGAAGGGTACTACCTGGAGAAAGCTAGACCCGGCCGAGCAAGCTGCCGTATCGGATGCTGCAACAGCCAACAGCGTGCTTCTACAGCACAACAGCATGATCAAAAGGCCACTTATTGAATCGCCCAAAGGCATTATATTGGGTTTTAACGAGACAGAGTATGCAACAAAACTAAGCTAG
- a CDS encoding M1 family metallopeptidase — MNGKIILASISCAFVALGHVQAQSKSVYNYTEAFNPIFYTNNGNAYRSASGKPGHAYWQNAADYNIKVQLDDKSNRVTGRVSIKYTNNSPDTLRYIWLQLDQNLFHEQSRGQATIPLEDSRYGSADSDFEGGFNLSNVTVAGSKQAQYEIIDTRMRVELPTPLAAAGGSVSLDLDFAYTVPEYGADRTGILSTKNGKVYAIAQWYPRLCVYDDILGWNTEPYTGPGEFYLEYGDYSIEITAPANHIVVAGGELLNPEEVWTSEQLSRYKKALESDKTVSIRSAAEVTATNSRPKKNSLTWKYKLHNAHDFAWASSAAFIIDAAKINKPSGKTALALSAYPVESNGNNAWERSTEYTKASIEYYSKKWMEYPYPVAVNVAANVGGMEYPALSFCGYEAKAGSLWGVTDHEFGHNWFPMIVGSNERLHAWMDEGFNSFINELSTREFNKGEYQRTFGNRNSMARAFSQPNFEPIMSSPQNMKERNIGTLAYYKPAYGLRLLRDEVIGAERFDRAFRSYVAAWAYKHPTPDDFFRTIENETGENLAWFWRGWFKYNWTLDQAISSVDYEKLDPKNGAIITIENLQKLAMPVVIEATTESGQKIRKKLPVEIWQRNTSWRFKLKSTEKLTKVVIDPDNVYPDVNPENNVWPKN, encoded by the coding sequence ATGAACGGAAAAATAATATTGGCTTCCATTTCCTGTGCCTTCGTGGCGCTCGGCCACGTGCAGGCGCAAAGCAAAAGCGTCTATAATTATACAGAAGCATTCAACCCCATCTTTTATACCAATAATGGCAATGCCTATCGGTCGGCTAGCGGCAAACCTGGACATGCATACTGGCAAAATGCAGCTGATTACAACATTAAAGTGCAGCTCGATGATAAGAGCAACCGGGTTACCGGTCGCGTTTCCATCAAGTACACCAACAACAGCCCCGATACCTTGCGTTATATATGGCTACAGTTGGATCAAAACCTATTCCATGAGCAGTCGCGTGGGCAGGCCACCATTCCCCTTGAGGATAGCCGCTATGGATCTGCCGATTCCGATTTTGAGGGTGGCTTCAACTTAAGTAATGTTACAGTTGCTGGCAGCAAACAAGCACAGTACGAGATCATCGACACGCGTATGCGCGTAGAGTTGCCAACGCCACTAGCAGCGGCAGGAGGAAGTGTTTCGCTGGATCTTGATTTTGCCTACACCGTACCGGAATATGGCGCCGATCGCACCGGAATCCTAAGCACTAAAAACGGAAAAGTGTATGCTATTGCACAATGGTATCCTAGGCTATGTGTATACGACGATATCTTAGGCTGGAACACAGAACCCTATACTGGGCCGGGCGAGTTCTATCTCGAATATGGAGACTACAGCATCGAGATAACCGCGCCAGCAAACCACATCGTGGTCGCAGGTGGCGAGCTGCTAAATCCCGAGGAAGTTTGGACCAGCGAACAGCTATCACGCTATAAGAAAGCATTGGAGAGCGATAAAACGGTATCCATCCGTTCCGCGGCCGAGGTTACAGCAACCAACTCTAGACCAAAAAAGAACAGCCTTACTTGGAAATATAAGTTGCATAACGCACACGACTTTGCCTGGGCATCATCGGCCGCATTTATCATCGATGCTGCCAAAATCAACAAACCTAGCGGCAAAACAGCTTTAGCACTTTCAGCCTACCCCGTAGAAAGCAACGGCAACAACGCTTGGGAGCGATCTACCGAATACACCAAGGCTTCCATCGAATACTACAGCAAAAAATGGATGGAGTATCCCTATCCAGTAGCGGTGAATGTGGCCGCCAATGTTGGCGGTATGGAGTATCCGGCATTATCATTCTGTGGCTACGAAGCCAAGGCTGGCAGCCTATGGGGTGTCACCGATCATGAATTCGGGCACAACTGGTTTCCGATGATCGTGGGCAGTAATGAACGATTACACGCTTGGATGGATGAAGGCTTTAACAGTTTTATCAACGAGCTCTCCACGCGGGAATTCAATAAAGGCGAATATCAACGTACCTTCGGTAATAGAAACAGTATGGCGCGTGCTTTTTCCCAACCAAATTTTGAACCTATCATGTCCTCGCCACAGAACATGAAGGAGCGCAATATCGGCACCTTGGCTTACTACAAGCCTGCATATGGTCTGCGTTTACTGCGCGATGAGGTTATCGGTGCAGAGCGCTTCGACCGTGCGTTTCGCAGTTATGTAGCCGCCTGGGCCTATAAACACCCTACACCGGATGATTTTTTCCGTACCATAGAAAACGAAACTGGCGAAAACCTAGCTTGGTTTTGGCGCGGATGGTTTAAGTACAACTGGACTTTGGATCAGGCGATCAGTAGTGTTGATTACGAGAAACTAGATCCTAAAAACGGCGCAATCATTACCATTGAAAATTTACAGAAACTGGCGATGCCCGTTGTTATCGAAGCGACTACTGAGTCGGGTCAGAAAATCAGAAAGAAATTACCGGTAGAAATTTGGCAGCGCAATACGAGCTGGCGTTTCAAGTTGAAGTCTACGGAGAAACTGACAAAAGTAGTTATCGATCCGGATAACGTGTATCCCGATGTCAATCCGGAGAACAATGTTTGGCCCAAAAACTAA
- a CDS encoding amino acid permease yields MLFKKSIPQIINEARESGEHTLKRTLTSSGLIALGVGAIIGAGLFSLTGIAAAENAGPAVILSFIVAAVACSFAGLCYAEFASMIPVAGSAYTYSYATMGEFVAWIIGWDLVLEYALASATVAVSWSQYFNQLLMTFGVSIPDQFLKGPWEGGMVNIPAIIIVCLLSLLLMRGTKESSTVNNILVILKVSVVLIFIVLGWSFIDSANHTPFIPTNEGEELVKSGEKGLWSFLTSDDFGKFGISGILRAAGVLFFAFVGFDAVSTAAQEAKDPKKGMPIGIIGSLIICTILYVLFSYVMTGLENYQMFKGDAKPVATAFAKTGYTFLNSALIVTIIAGYTSVILVMLLGQSRVFYSMSKDGLLPKIFSDLSKNQTPWKTNLIFMVFVSIFAGFVPVSDLGHMVSIGTLFAFTLVCIGILVLRKSNPEIERPFKTPFVPVLPILGVIVCILLMASLPIESWERLGVWLLIGLIIYIFYGMKNSKIRKQHKAGNQTNL; encoded by the coding sequence ATGCTTTTCAAAAAATCTATTCCACAAATTATTAACGAAGCCCGCGAGAGCGGTGAGCATACGCTGAAGCGTACACTTACCAGCAGTGGCCTTATTGCCCTCGGTGTGGGTGCCATTATTGGTGCTGGGCTATTTTCCCTCACTGGTATCGCCGCTGCCGAAAATGCAGGACCGGCCGTTATTCTTTCGTTCATCGTTGCCGCGGTAGCCTGTTCGTTTGCGGGTCTTTGCTATGCCGAGTTCGCCTCTATGATTCCCGTCGCGGGAAGTGCCTACACCTATTCCTACGCCACCATGGGCGAATTTGTAGCTTGGATCATAGGTTGGGATTTGGTGCTCGAGTATGCTTTGGCCAGTGCCACCGTGGCCGTAAGTTGGTCGCAATATTTTAACCAGCTGTTGATGACCTTTGGCGTATCCATCCCCGATCAGTTCCTGAAAGGACCTTGGGAAGGCGGTATGGTGAATATACCAGCTATTATCATCGTCTGCTTACTTTCGCTGTTGTTGATGCGCGGCACCAAAGAATCTTCTACGGTTAACAATATCTTGGTTATCCTGAAAGTGAGTGTGGTATTGATCTTTATCGTATTGGGATGGAGCTTCATCGATTCGGCTAACCATACCCCATTTATCCCAACCAACGAAGGCGAAGAACTGGTTAAAAGTGGCGAGAAAGGTTTGTGGTCGTTCTTGACGAGTGATGATTTCGGAAAATTTGGTATCAGCGGTATCCTTCGTGCTGCCGGTGTATTGTTTTTCGCTTTCGTCGGCTTTGATGCTGTGAGCACCGCGGCGCAGGAAGCTAAAGATCCGAAAAAAGGAATGCCTATTGGCATCATCGGATCATTGATTATCTGTACCATTCTGTATGTGCTATTCTCTTACGTGATGACCGGTTTGGAAAACTATCAAATGTTTAAGGGAGATGCCAAACCTGTGGCTACAGCCTTTGCAAAAACTGGCTACACATTCTTGAATTCTGCATTGATTGTCACTATCATTGCGGGGTATACCTCCGTCATCTTGGTAATGTTGTTAGGCCAAAGCCGCGTATTCTATTCTATGAGTAAAGATGGCTTGTTGCCAAAGATATTCTCGGATCTATCGAAAAACCAAACACCTTGGAAAACCAATTTGATCTTCATGGTTTTTGTATCTATTTTCGCAGGTTTTGTTCCGGTCTCGGATTTAGGACATATGGTGAGTATCGGTACACTGTTTGCCTTCACCTTGGTGTGTATTGGTATCTTGGTGCTACGGAAATCTAATCCGGAAATTGAGCGTCCGTTTAAAACGCCTTTCGTTCCGGTACTACCTATATTAGGTGTTATTGTATGTATCTTACTGATGGCTTCTCTACCAATTGAGAGCTGGGAGCGTCTAGGCGTTTGGTTGCTGATCGGCTTAATTATCTATATTTTCTATGGTATGAAAAATAGTAAGATCAGAAAACAGCATAAAGCAGGTAATCAGACGAATTTATAA
- a CDS encoding chemotaxis protein CheB produces MANKKKTVSQYVVGIGASAGGLEAIHDLFDRIPSQIEVSFVLIQHLSSDYKSLLVELVSKHTHMQVIEAAENQLVKPSCVYVIPNDKFITIRKGRLHLEKKGDKVPNNAIDNFLISLAENSKSKAIAIILSGTGSDGTLGIEAIKEHGGLVIAQDPQTAKFDSMPINAIKSGNVDHVVPISAMYEKLADYISLAPVRALENGEVDAAIVNEMFQLVHTQTDHDFSLYKTPTIFRRIGRRMKALHVDSVDQYLELLKGSEQEVDLLSKDFLIGVTRFFRDQAAFDVLKNKAIPDIIDNKEDKETVKIWVCACSTGEEVYSVAILMDQYVKKSKKNLDIKIFASDIDEVSLEIASGNSYPASFRKDIPENLFNEYFIQDGQRISVVPHIRKQIVFAKHNVIKTPPFIKNDLICCRNMLIYMNSLLQHNILTTFHFSLNQDGYLFLGPSETIAPIKDGVKEISSKWKIFKKTGVIPRATEFVGAERGGIQRQFPVRTIKKPKKTSEELFQQFLMEQYGYVGAFIDKNFEVKDTIGNYRKFLSLPEKKLEMNLLKMVPKEISYLLNNTIRAVWKDNVAKSLKRLRVKNAKEELVINIDVSPANPDLEKPFTLVVFRQIETEAEPQNYQPQVATDEHQTTYLIELESELSEVRNNLQVAIEEMDTANEELQSSNEELLSANEELQSSNEELQSLNEELHTLNAEHQQKIKELIELNDDLNNYFKSVDIGQIFVDGTGRIRKFNPAAVEMVNLIEADIGRPIKHISNNINYENFLADIDSALKNNSALPEREIQLKNGRICLLRIMPYVRIDGQSDGVVITFVDITALNELSDIIVGVFKTSLSAVLIFTSIRNAKKEIVDFKCYAANTTAEQIAGLGEQDLSGLLFRKQLQGMYNEKLFLQLKDIVSSGDNLQTEIQLDNDHWYIVTATNIGDLLAVTYTDVTERKKGEQSLKKNYNELLSVRESLKTLNNELESRVRERTLSLTKSEDRFNMVSEATNDTIWDWDLVNNRIWRSQNFSAMFGYEINAETQTTDFWYQCIHPEDVKRVRDSVYRTINEQKETWLAEYRFMRADGSYAEILDRGSVQHDTHGVAYRMVGSVVDVTRIKAAERRKQELQDFILRQQKEFYELFANAPALISIRRGAELRYEYSNAAFKRFYSGNDFLGLASAEAHKVAVDRSLYQKDGEILSQGLSLSGKAFRVAKFDSDGNEIGQAWIDYLFTPIFDDREQIDGVAFFGFEVSELVKSQIATRQLMNRKDEFMSIASHELKTPITSLKAMLQIGLKSIDQGKSVELIQDFLAKSLKQTDKLTYLINDLLDVTKIHSGKMQLNYTAFNLADLAKEVVNDIVNGDVSHHIELVAEEDLHLSADRHRIEQVMVNFLSNAIKYSPGKDMVRVDVKRSYKDSVRVAVRDFGIGISKDKKDLVFDRFFRVEESIKFSGLGLGLFICKDIIERHQGNIGVESVEGEGSTFWFTIPTNL; encoded by the coding sequence ATGGCAAACAAAAAAAAGACGGTTTCACAGTATGTGGTAGGTATTGGAGCGTCAGCAGGTGGACTGGAAGCTATCCACGACCTTTTCGATCGTATTCCTTCGCAAATAGAGGTTTCTTTTGTCTTGATTCAACATCTTTCTTCCGATTATAAAAGCCTGCTTGTGGAGCTCGTGTCGAAGCACACGCATATGCAGGTTATCGAAGCGGCAGAGAACCAATTGGTGAAGCCTTCCTGTGTATATGTTATTCCAAATGATAAATTTATCACAATTAGGAAGGGACGTTTACATTTGGAGAAAAAAGGAGATAAGGTACCCAACAATGCGATCGATAATTTTTTGATCAGCTTGGCCGAAAACAGTAAAAGCAAAGCAATCGCAATTATTCTCTCGGGTACAGGCAGTGACGGAACACTTGGAATTGAAGCAATCAAAGAACACGGCGGCTTGGTTATTGCCCAAGATCCGCAGACGGCGAAATTTGACAGTATGCCGATCAACGCCATCAAGTCGGGTAATGTTGATCATGTTGTGCCGATTTCCGCGATGTACGAGAAGCTAGCCGATTACATCAGCTTGGCACCGGTAAGAGCGCTCGAAAACGGTGAAGTGGATGCCGCAATCGTAAATGAAATGTTTCAGCTAGTGCACACGCAAACGGATCACGATTTCTCCTTGTATAAAACGCCCACGATTTTTAGACGGATCGGTCGCCGTATGAAAGCATTGCACGTCGATTCCGTTGATCAATATTTGGAGCTATTGAAAGGCAGTGAGCAGGAGGTAGATTTGTTGAGCAAAGACTTCTTGATTGGTGTAACGCGATTTTTTAGAGATCAAGCAGCATTTGATGTTCTAAAAAACAAGGCTATTCCAGACATTATAGATAATAAAGAAGATAAAGAAACGGTTAAGATATGGGTTTGTGCTTGTAGCACGGGTGAAGAAGTTTATTCGGTAGCCATATTGATGGATCAATACGTAAAGAAAAGCAAAAAAAATCTAGACATCAAGATTTTCGCGTCAGATATTGATGAAGTGAGTTTAGAAATTGCTTCCGGAAATAGTTATCCGGCTTCTTTTCGTAAGGATATTCCCGAAAATTTGTTCAACGAATATTTTATACAGGATGGGCAGCGTATTTCCGTTGTTCCCCATATTCGGAAACAGATTGTGTTTGCCAAGCATAACGTCATCAAAACTCCACCGTTTATTAAGAACGATTTGATTTGCTGTCGCAATATGTTGATCTATATGAACAGCTTATTGCAACACAATATCTTAACGACCTTTCATTTTTCGTTAAATCAGGATGGTTATCTGTTTTTGGGACCCAGTGAAACGATCGCTCCGATTAAGGATGGTGTAAAGGAAATCAGCAGCAAGTGGAAGATATTTAAGAAAACAGGTGTTATACCTCGGGCAACCGAATTTGTTGGAGCAGAACGAGGCGGTATACAACGACAGTTTCCGGTTCGTACAATAAAGAAGCCGAAGAAAACATCAGAAGAGTTGTTCCAACAGTTTTTAATGGAACAGTACGGCTATGTGGGCGCTTTTATTGATAAGAATTTTGAGGTTAAAGATACGATCGGCAATTATCGGAAGTTTTTGTCACTCCCGGAGAAAAAATTGGAGATGAACCTCCTGAAGATGGTGCCCAAGGAGATATCCTATTTATTGAACAATACGATACGTGCAGTTTGGAAAGATAACGTCGCTAAGTCTTTAAAACGACTACGAGTAAAAAACGCCAAGGAGGAACTGGTGATCAATATAGATGTGAGTCCTGCTAATCCAGATTTGGAAAAACCTTTTACGCTCGTGGTTTTCCGACAGATTGAAACTGAAGCGGAGCCTCAAAATTATCAACCCCAGGTCGCTACAGATGAGCATCAAACGACCTATCTGATCGAATTGGAAAGCGAGCTGAGCGAAGTACGCAATAACCTGCAAGTGGCGATAGAGGAGATGGATACGGCCAACGAGGAATTACAATCCAGCAACGAAGAGTTGCTATCGGCCAATGAAGAACTTCAATCCAGCAATGAGGAACTTCAATCGCTAAATGAAGAGTTGCATACGCTGAATGCCGAACATCAACAGAAGATTAAGGAACTGATCGAACTTAACGACGACTTAAACAATTATTTCAAGAGTGTCGATATCGGGCAGATCTTTGTTGACGGTACCGGACGTATACGTAAATTTAATCCGGCGGCGGTGGAGATGGTCAACTTGATCGAAGCAGATATCGGCAGGCCCATCAAACATATTTCTAACAATATCAACTACGAAAATTTCTTAGCGGATATTGATAGTGCGCTAAAGAATAATTCTGCCCTGCCTGAACGTGAAATCCAACTGAAGAATGGCCGTATTTGCTTACTACGGATCATGCCTTATGTTCGTATCGATGGACAGTCGGATGGCGTGGTCATCACCTTTGTAGATATTACAGCCTTAAACGAACTGAGTGATATCATCGTCGGTGTTTTCAAAACGAGTCTCAGTGCGGTATTAATATTCACCAGTATTCGCAATGCGAAGAAAGAAATAGTTGATTTCAAATGCTATGCAGCAAATACGACTGCTGAACAGATTGCAGGCCTGGGGGAACAAGACCTTTCGGGGTTATTGTTCCGGAAGCAATTGCAAGGGATGTACAATGAAAAACTTTTTCTGCAGTTAAAAGATATTGTTTCCTCGGGGGATAACCTGCAGACCGAAATTCAGCTGGATAACGACCACTGGTATATCGTGACGGCGACCAATATCGGGGATCTATTGGCCGTCACGTACACCGATGTGACCGAACGCAAGAAAGGAGAGCAAAGTCTGAAAAAGAACTATAACGAGCTGCTAAGCGTTCGTGAGTCGCTCAAGACACTCAACAATGAGTTGGAAAGTCGGGTGCGCGAGCGTACGCTCAGTTTAACAAAAAGCGAAGATCGTTTTAATATGGTTTCAGAAGCGACGAACGATACCATATGGGACTGGGATTTGGTGAATAACAGGATTTGGCGAAGTCAAAACTTTTCAGCGATGTTCGGCTACGAGATCAATGCCGAGACACAGACAACCGATTTTTGGTATCAATGTATTCATCCAGAAGATGTCAAGCGGGTGCGAGATAGTGTTTATCGTACGATCAATGAACAAAAAGAAACCTGGCTGGCAGAATATCGTTTTATGCGTGCCGACGGTAGTTATGCCGAGATATTGGATCGCGGTAGTGTGCAACATGACACACATGGCGTGGCATATCGCATGGTCGGCTCGGTCGTGGATGTCACACGCATTAAAGCTGCGGAGCGCAGAAAGCAGGAACTGCAGGATTTTATCCTGCGACAACAAAAGGAGTTCTATGAGTTGTTTGCCAATGCGCCTGCGCTGATATCCATTCGGCGGGGTGCAGAACTTCGGTATGAATACAGTAACGCTGCATTCAAGCGGTTCTATTCCGGTAACGACTTTTTGGGACTGGCATCTGCAGAGGCACATAAAGTAGCTGTGGATCGCAGCTTGTATCAAAAGGACGGGGAGATCTTAAGTCAAGGCCTATCGCTTTCAGGAAAAGCTTTTCGGGTTGCAAAATTTGACAGCGACGGCAATGAAATCGGGCAAGCCTGGATAGATTATCTTTTTACACCAATCTTTGACGATAGAGAACAGATCGACGGCGTAGCGTTTTTTGGTTTTGAAGTAAGTGAATTGGTCAAGTCGCAAATCGCCACTCGCCAATTGATGAACCGGAAGGACGAATTTATGAGTATTGCCAGCCACGAACTTAAAACACCGATCACAAGTTTAAAAGCTATGCTACAGATCGGACTAAAATCCATAGACCAAGGGAAATCCGTTGAGCTTATCCAAGATTTCTTGGCTAAAAGCTTGAAGCAAACCGATAAGCTTACCTACCTGATTAACGACTTGTTGGATGTGACAAAAATACACTCCGGCAAGATGCAGTTGAATTATACCGCGTTTAACCTAGCGGATTTGGCCAAAGAAGTTGTAAATGATATTGTAAATGGCGATGTTTCGCATCATATTGAGCTGGTTGCCGAGGAGGATCTGCATTTATCTGCCGACAGGCACCGCATAGAACAGGTGATGGTCAACTTCCTTTCCAATGCCATAAAATATTCGCCCGGCAAGGACATGGTTAGGGTTGACGTCAAGCGATCGTACAAGGATAGCGTGCGCGTGGCTGTACGTGATTTTGGTATTGGTATTTCGAAAGATAAGAAAGACTTAGTATTCGATCGTTTCTTTAGGGTGGAAGAGTCTATCAAGTTTTCAGGCTTGGGGCTAGGCCTATTCATTTGTAAAGATATTATCGAGCGCCATCAGGGAAATATAGGCGTAGAAAGTGTAGAGGGCGAGGGCTCCACATTTTGGTTTACCATACCTACAAATTTGTAA
- a CDS encoding GAF domain-containing protein — MRKANFDSEFCGNLPIHHINTIQPHGAIMLLDKDDLRILQISVNLATYLNKELQEIVGASLDSFVRDGVDDIKGVLTQSLSKKITFRLVIEDLPFFALISEHDRYYLLEVQPEQESTKSKFGGLQEVRELVAALNTTSELQEACDLIVKELQSMLGIDGVMMYKFDADWNGTVIAEVKTKTLEPYFGVTFPASDVPRQARELYLKNPIRLIPDGTYTPSRLYPVINPLTNAFTDLSACFLRGVADVHLEYLSNMKVMGSMSLRVIHNGKLWGLIACHHCSTFGLNFEDGVNLALLSNVISTKISSIINNSEYQFVSDLQRDRNLVIDAVYKSGIKEGLFSGEVNLLKLFRASGAVIFEAGQQFVSGETPERAFLDNLYLWLQAKEINQVYSTHNLASVLEEAINYSELASGMLVIPISSTEPDYIVCFRPEVVKTIEWGGNPHQAINFEVGGTTYHPRHSFKIWMETVNQTALPWHEQELQIANTVRSFLLEHKR, encoded by the coding sequence ATGCGTAAAGCCAACTTTGATTCGGAATTTTGTGGAAACCTTCCTATACACCACATCAATACTATACAGCCTCACGGGGCGATCATGCTCTTGGATAAAGATGATCTACGTATCTTGCAGATCAGTGTGAATTTAGCGACTTACCTCAACAAGGAATTGCAGGAAATTGTTGGCGCGTCACTTGATTCGTTTGTAAGGGACGGTGTGGACGATATCAAAGGCGTCTTGACTCAGAGTTTAAGTAAAAAAATCACGTTTAGACTGGTTATAGAAGATCTCCCTTTTTTCGCGCTGATCAGCGAACATGATCGCTATTACCTGTTGGAAGTGCAACCCGAACAGGAGTCTACGAAAAGCAAATTCGGCGGATTACAAGAAGTGCGCGAATTGGTTGCCGCGCTGAATACCACATCGGAACTCCAAGAAGCTTGCGATCTGATTGTGAAAGAGTTGCAGTCGATGTTGGGAATCGATGGTGTGATGATGTACAAATTTGATGCGGACTGGAATGGGACGGTGATTGCTGAAGTAAAAACCAAGACACTGGAGCCTTATTTTGGGGTTACCTTTCCTGCTTCCGATGTACCTCGCCAAGCAAGGGAATTGTATCTCAAGAATCCTATTCGCCTTATTCCTGACGGTACCTATACGCCTTCACGCCTCTATCCGGTCATCAATCCCTTGACGAACGCGTTTACTGATCTGTCTGCGTGTTTTTTACGTGGCGTCGCTGATGTGCACCTGGAATACCTTTCCAATATGAAGGTAATGGGCTCGATGTCGTTACGTGTTATTCATAACGGAAAACTATGGGGCTTGATAGCTTGTCATCATTGTTCTACGTTTGGACTGAACTTTGAAGATGGTGTCAACTTGGCTTTGCTGAGCAATGTAATCTCCACAAAGATATCGTCGATTATCAATAACAGTGAATATCAATTCGTATCCGATCTACAGCGCGACAGAAACTTGGTTATCGATGCCGTATATAAATCGGGTATCAAAGAAGGGCTTTTCTCTGGCGAAGTCAACCTCCTTAAATTATTTAGGGCGTCGGGTGCCGTAATATTTGAGGCAGGCCAACAGTTTGTAAGCGGCGAAACACCAGAGCGTGCCTTTTTGGATAACCTCTATTTATGGCTGCAAGCGAAAGAGATCAACCAAGTCTATTCGACGCACAATTTGGCAAGCGTACTGGAAGAGGCAATCAACTATAGTGAATTAGCCAGCGGAATGCTCGTCATACCAATTTCCAGCACAGAGCCTGACTATATCGTATGTTTCAGACCAGAGGTCGTTAAAACGATAGAGTGGGGAGGAAATCCACATCAAGCGATAAATTTTGAAGTGGGAGGTACAACGTATCACCCACGTCATTCTTTTAAGATATGGATGGAAACCGTCAACCAGACGGCATTGCCTTGGCACGAACAAGAACTGCAGATAGCCAACACCGTCCGTAGCTTCCTTTTAGAACATAAGCGTTAA
- a CDS encoding acyl-CoA thioesterase yields the protein MNTPLIFQFISEPSDVNYGGKVHGGAVMKWIDQAGYACASTWSSRYCVTVYVGGIRFYQPIKIGQIVKVEAHVIYTGSSSMHIAIDVYARDLKSNSFEKKTHCIIVFVALDDDGKATQVPKWIPVTDEEKQQEEYAKRLMGHRKQIEEEMKPFL from the coding sequence ATGAATACACCTTTGATTTTTCAATTTATTTCGGAACCTTCCGATGTAAACTATGGCGGAAAAGTGCATGGCGGAGCCGTGATGAAATGGATCGACCAAGCTGGCTATGCCTGTGCCAGCACGTGGAGCAGCCGCTACTGTGTGACGGTTTATGTCGGTGGCATTCGTTTTTACCAGCCAATCAAAATCGGGCAGATCGTAAAAGTAGAGGCCCATGTGATCTATACGGGATCCAGTAGTATGCATATCGCAATTGATGTATATGCGCGCGATCTAAAAAGCAACAGCTTTGAGAAGAAAACGCATTGCATTATTGTTTTTGTAGCTTTGGACGATGACGGAAAAGCAACCCAAGTGCCGAAATGGATTCCGGTCACCGACGAGGAAAAACAACAAGAAGAATATGCCAAACGGCTCATGGGGCATCGTAAACAGATTGAGGAGGAGATGAAGCCTTTTTTGTAA